From a single Granulicella aggregans genomic region:
- a CDS encoding TonB-dependent receptor, whose amino-acid sequence MSVRFSASPLLTLLIASVLIAVPVTRAQAPKPVPAASSGAAQNGGAAAASATVKGTIADPDGAVIPGATITLTSASGKATVITSQADGTYQATNLRPGTYSLTVTMQGFATFVKQGVRVTAGQAMTLDAKMTVQAASQQVNVTANGATVSVDQDSNASATVIKGKDLDALSDDPDELSSELSALAGPSAGPNGGQIYVDGFTGGQLPPKSSIREIRINQNPFSAQYDKVGYGRVEVFTKPGADKFHGFFQANGNADFLNTKSPFLGTTEQEPYHTIFVLGNLTGPITSKSSFNLGGSHRIIQDNTVFFGSIYALPGSTALCAPGEAGCTEQTNVSIPTLYPQVRTDFTPRLDYQLAEKNTLTVRYQYETNSQQNDGTGGLDLPSAGYNLDATENTIQVVDSQIFSDKLINETRFEYSRDKSTQTPNLVAPSVSIQGGFTGGGSSALTVNDHQDHFEVQNYTSLALAHHFIRMGGRLRTTRDANFSNAQALGVFSYSSLDDYKNGASPSQYKVAEYAQPSVNATLADLGIYAEDDWKIKPNLTFSYGLRYETQNHLKDHHDFAPRLSFAYGLGNKSNPQTVLRGGFGVFYDRFTLTNVITTIQENGTNQQLFTVRSPGAACTPTTQSAANCGTTAGTAAAQTTYSEGPNLRSPYLMQFAIGADRQLGKIGTVSVNYLHMRGVHQFNSQNVDIPELDGATDTYVSTGQAYQFASDGVFTQNQLSISPRINYGRSISLWGYYSLNYAKADSAGSGSFPSVVGNLKADYGRASFDTRNRLFMGGSFSLPHRVTFSPFMVATSGTPFNIITGTDLNGDSILTNDRPGIVTSATPAANIVVTSHGSFDVNPAPGVARIPINSGTGPAAFTLNLRVTKTIGFGPETGTKNDSQGQGGPPRGGPPGGRGGGGRGGPGGGGPGGFGGGANSGRRYSVSFGVLAANVFNDVDRGTPSGVVTSSNFYQSTGLAGNIFSSNSAVRRITLLATFSF is encoded by the coding sequence ATGTCTGTTCGTTTCAGCGCCTCCCCCCTCTTGACGCTTCTGATCGCATCGGTCCTGATCGCTGTCCCTGTGACGCGTGCGCAAGCGCCCAAGCCTGTGCCAGCGGCTTCCTCAGGGGCGGCCCAGAATGGCGGGGCTGCCGCAGCGTCAGCGACCGTCAAAGGGACGATCGCCGATCCTGACGGTGCGGTGATCCCCGGTGCCACGATCACCCTTACGTCGGCGTCGGGCAAGGCAACCGTGATCACCTCGCAGGCGGACGGAACCTACCAGGCGACGAACCTGCGTCCGGGAACTTATTCCTTGACGGTCACGATGCAAGGATTCGCCACTTTTGTGAAGCAGGGTGTCCGCGTCACTGCTGGTCAGGCGATGACGCTCGACGCGAAGATGACGGTCCAGGCTGCAAGTCAGCAGGTTAATGTTACGGCCAACGGTGCCACGGTGAGCGTGGATCAGGACAGTAACGCCAGCGCGACGGTGATCAAGGGTAAGGACCTCGATGCCCTGTCAGACGATCCCGACGAGCTTTCTTCGGAGCTCTCCGCGCTGGCCGGACCGTCGGCTGGCCCGAATGGCGGCCAGATCTACGTGGACGGTTTTACCGGTGGCCAGCTTCCTCCGAAGTCTTCGATCCGCGAGATTCGCATCAACCAGAACCCTTTTTCGGCGCAGTACGACAAGGTGGGATACGGTCGCGTCGAGGTCTTCACTAAACCCGGAGCGGACAAGTTTCACGGCTTTTTTCAGGCCAATGGCAACGCCGACTTTCTGAATACGAAGAGCCCATTTCTAGGAACGACTGAGCAGGAGCCGTATCACACCATCTTTGTCTTAGGGAATCTGACAGGGCCGATTACGTCGAAGTCGTCATTCAACCTCGGTGGATCTCACCGTATCATCCAGGACAATACCGTATTCTTCGGCTCCATTTATGCGCTTCCGGGTTCGACTGCGCTATGCGCGCCCGGCGAAGCGGGCTGCACGGAGCAGACGAATGTCTCCATTCCGACGCTCTATCCGCAGGTCCGGACGGACTTCACTCCTCGGCTCGACTATCAACTGGCAGAGAAGAATACGCTAACCGTGCGGTATCAGTACGAGACGAACTCGCAACAGAACGATGGTACGGGAGGTCTTGATCTGCCGTCTGCCGGCTATAACCTGGATGCGACTGAGAATACGATCCAGGTGGTCGACAGCCAGATCTTCAGCGATAAGCTGATCAACGAGACGCGATTTGAGTACAGCCGGGACAAGAGTACGCAGACGCCGAACCTGGTGGCCCCCAGTGTGTCTATTCAGGGAGGCTTCACCGGAGGGGGATCGAGCGCGCTGACGGTCAACGATCACCAGGACCACTTCGAGGTGCAGAACTACACTTCGCTGGCACTTGCGCATCACTTCATCCGGATGGGTGGAAGGCTGCGGACGACGCGTGACGCCAACTTCAGCAACGCGCAGGCGCTGGGTGTCTTCAGCTACAGCAGTCTGGATGACTATAAGAACGGAGCGTCGCCATCACAGTACAAGGTGGCGGAGTATGCGCAGCCTTCGGTGAATGCGACACTTGCCGATCTGGGAATCTATGCGGAAGACGATTGGAAGATCAAGCCGAACCTGACGTTCAGCTACGGTCTTCGCTACGAGACCCAGAACCACCTAAAGGACCATCACGACTTCGCACCGCGCCTCTCTTTCGCTTACGGCCTGGGGAACAAGAGCAACCCGCAGACTGTACTTCGCGGCGGCTTCGGTGTCTTCTACGACCGGTTTACGCTAACCAACGTGATCACGACGATCCAGGAGAACGGTACGAACCAGCAGTTGTTTACCGTGCGATCGCCAGGCGCTGCGTGCACGCCGACTACCCAGAGTGCGGCAAACTGCGGGACGACCGCCGGGACTGCGGCTGCGCAGACGACCTACTCCGAAGGCCCGAACCTGCGCAGTCCCTACCTGATGCAGTTTGCGATCGGAGCGGACAGGCAGTTGGGCAAGATCGGAACGGTTTCGGTCAACTATCTGCACATGCGTGGCGTGCATCAGTTCAATAGCCAGAATGTTGACATTCCAGAGCTCGACGGTGCGACGGACACCTATGTTTCGACGGGCCAGGCGTATCAGTTTGCGTCGGATGGAGTGTTTACCCAGAATCAGCTTTCGATCAGCCCGCGTATCAACTATGGGAGATCGATCTCGTTGTGGGGGTATTACAGCCTGAACTATGCCAAGGCGGACAGTGCAGGTTCGGGGAGCTTCCCCTCGGTGGTGGGTAATTTGAAGGCGGATTATGGCCGCGCCAGCTTCGATACGCGGAACCGGCTGTTTATGGGGGGAAGCTTCTCGCTGCCGCACAGGGTTACCTTCTCACCGTTCATGGTGGCGACCTCGGGAACACCGTTCAACATCATCACGGGAACCGATTTGAATGGCGACTCGATTCTGACTAACGACCGGCCCGGCATCGTGACTTCAGCAACACCGGCAGCGAATATTGTGGTCACGTCGCACGGCAGCTTCGACGTCAATCCCGCGCCCGGCGTAGCCCGCATTCCAATCAACTCTGGGACGGGGCCGGCGGCGTTTACGCTGAACCTGCGGGTGACGAAGACGATCGGATTTGGCCCGGAGACGGGGACTAAGAACGACTCGCAAGGTCAGGGCGGTCCACCCCGCGGAGGACCGCCGGGCGGTCGTGGTGGTGGCGGACGCGGTGGTCCGGGTGGTGGAGGCCCCGGTGGATTTGGCGGGGGTGCGAACTCTGGACGGCGCTACTCGGTGAGCTTCGGAGTTCTGGCTGCGAACGTGTTCAACGATGTGGATCGCGGCACGCCGTCCGGGGTCGTTACAAGCTCGAATTTTTACCAGTCGACGGGGCTGGCGGGAAACATCTTCTCGAGCAACTCGGCTGTACGACGCATCACGCTGCTTGCGACGTTCAGCTTCTAA